The Anabas testudineus chromosome 11, fAnaTes1.2, whole genome shotgun sequence genome has a segment encoding these proteins:
- the LOC113154927 gene encoding zinc finger protein 33B-like has product MDMLKIEQVIVGSEVRSTSAEIKSEPVGSPLESYQHESLQCFQCFITFCNSKAKERHMRKSHRDQYKQQLQQANIVFTCYKCDKCFSSSDELSRHQATHSTEEKSFRCLYCRKGFFTFTELNKHRRHECIERRCPCKDCGALFPSPSRLRSHRIAVHPQSPVVADDINTYQCCKCGCGFQTEEELLQHQERFASNKNCNVKPQGKKRGRKPKDTAQRMVDSKKIKKEKEATGCEGYNDSLIEGCSSDELQPQLKIPCPEADCDLIFPTVAALRAHKKNQHGPPPHKTHACTKCNESYAWPEQLKAHITRAHCSAHTCSTCGKSFTRESALKAHWNTHTERQEIAEKR; this is encoded by the exons ATGGACATGCTAAAGATAGAGCAAGTCATTGTTGGGAGTGAGGTGAGGTCCACCTCAGCAGAGATCAAATCTGAGCCCGTGGGTAGCCCTCTGGAGTCCT ATCAGCATGAGAGTCTCCAGTGTTTTCAGTGCTTCATCACATTCTGCAACTCCAAAGCCAAAGAGAGACACATGAGGAAAAGTCATCGGGACCAgtacaaacagcagctgcagcag GCTAATATAGTCTTCACTTGCTACAAATGTGACAAgtgcttctcctcctctgatgaACTCAGCCGGCACCAGGCCACccacagcacagaggagaagTCTTTTCGCTGCTTATACTGTCGGAAAGGCTTCTTCACCTTTACTGAG ttaaacaaacacagacgacATGAGTGCATAGAACGACGGTGTCCCTGCAAGGACTGTGGCGCATTGTTCCCCAGTCCTTCACGACTTCGAAGTCATCGCATCGCAGTGCATCCCCAGAGCCCAGTAGTGGCTGATGACATTAACACTTACCAGTGTTGCAAATGTGGGTGTGGCTTCCAGACAGAGGAAGAGCTCCTGCAACACCAAGAGAGATTTGCCagtaataaaaactgtaacGTTAAGCCACAGGGCAAAAAACGGGGCCGTAAACCCAAGGACACTGCTCAAAGAATGGTTGACAGCAAGAAGATTaagaaggaaaaggaggcaACAGGCTGCGAAGGGTATAATGACTCTCTAATAGAGGGATGCTCCTCAGATGAGCTGCAGCCGCAGCTCAAGATCCCTTGTCCTGAAGCAGATTGTGACCTCATATTCCCTACTGTTGCAGCCCTGAGGGCACACAAGAAGAACCAACATGGGCCTCCTCCTCACAAGACTCATGCATGCACAAAGTGTAATGAGAGCTACGCTTGGCCTGAGCAGCTCAAAGCACACATTACCAGGGCTCACTGCTCTGCACACACCTGCTCCACCTGTGGAAAGAGCTTTACACGAGAGAGTGCCCTAAAGGCCCATTGGAACACTCACACTGAGAGACAGGAAATAGCAGAAAAAAGATAA